The following proteins come from a genomic window of Lolium rigidum isolate FL_2022 chromosome 5, APGP_CSIRO_Lrig_0.1, whole genome shotgun sequence:
- the LOC124657514 gene encoding ankyrin repeat-containing protein At2g01680-like yields the protein MAGISSEQEAAARIINPLLLVAVRKGMWEALDFLFQREDAQEPPMVVPTEEFRAVLDIAYRRIGAPSPSDAELGVNHQPAPLAAGALLQGVTPNGDTALHAVAGSGDGENFLRCAAMICDRDMDLLFSKNHNGDTPLHCAARAGNSKMVSRLIALAGPGAGGEHPDGKLKLLRMENKRHETALHEAIRIEDGRILGPKDREALFQADHATAEKITCFVRQQKGMTIVKQLMGVDPRLANYPANGISPLCLAILLEKGSIALTLYHESGGNLSYCGSDGQNALHVALHRDKDTVMKELLLDWNKNLTTQVDKDGSTPLHFALTMNCWTGLFLRAEYFRRPPRCKVQFFPRTSSPTLEKVLKANPAALYQADKNGFFPIHVAASVGASNDIRFLLQKHPDNAGLRDAKGKTFLHVAVEKARPEIVSFACGNQSLAWILNIQDNDGNTALHLAIQSVSLKMFCALFGNRDVNLNLTNNQGETPHDLSRSILPRGLGFGWNPETRINHVLKDFGASQGSRRWDKNEEKYSRRPMSEDKHKESEKLKDTAQNYIVPSVLIATMAFTAAFAIPGGYRADDHTNGGTPILAGRYIFDAFIMATTLAFICSTLATVGYMFAGHPVVNLSTRTKYIVMSSPLMLSAVTCLAIAFALAVYMVLAPIAPNTAIVVCVYSCDVGFDRVGKDPAALFIFRCDPIVS from the exons ATGGCGGGCATCAGTAGTGAACAAGAAGCTGCTGCTCGCATCATCAATCCCCTGCTGCTGGTAGCGGTGCGCAAGGGCATGTGGGAGGCGCTGGACTTCCTTTTCCAGCGGGAGGACGCGCAAGAACCACCAATGGTGGTTCCAACTGAGGAATTCCGTGCGGTGCTAGATATAGCCTACCGAAGAATTGGGGCGCCATCTCCTTCTGATGCTGAACTGGGCGTCAACCACCAACCTGCTCCGCTTGCAGCAGGAGCACTCCTCCAGGGCGTAACTCCTAATGGAGACACTGCACTAC ATGCGGTCGCTGGAAGTGGGGATGGAGAGAATTTCCTGAGGTGTGCCGCCATGATCTGCGATAGGGACATGGACCTCCTGTTTTCCAAGAATCACAATGgtgacacacccttgcattgtgctGCTCGAGCTGGAAACTCCAAAATGGTATCTCGTCTTATTGCTCTAGCTGGGCCTGGAGCTGGAGGCGAGCATCCCGACGGGAAGCTCAAGCTCTTGAGAATGGAAAATAAGCGGCACGAGACAGCCTTACACGAGGCTATCCGAATCGAAGACGGTAGAATCCTGGGTCCCAAGGACAGAGAAGCTTTGTTTCAAGCTGACCACGCAACAGCAGAAAAGATTACATGTTTTGTACGTCAACAAAAAGGGATGACTATAGTGAAGCAGCTAATGGGTGTTGATCCCCGATTAGCCAACTATCCCGCAAATGGCATTTCACCGTTGTGCCTAGCCATCTTGCTAGAGAAGGGTTCCATTGCACTGACTCTATATCATGAGAGTGGTGGCAATCTCTCCTACTGCGGATCAGATGGACAAAATGCCTTGCATGTTGCTCTTCATCGAGACAAAGACACAG TGATGAAAGAGCTCCTATTGGATTGGAACAAGAATCTTACTACCCAAGTGGACAAAGATGGAAGTAcgccgcttcactttgctctaacgaTGAACTGTTGGACTGGCCTTTTTCTGCGTGCTGAATACTTCCGAAGACCCCCTAGGTGTAAAGTTCAATTTTTTCCCCGGACGTCTTCACCGACACTTGAGAAAGTATTAAAAGCGAACCCTGCAGCATTATATCAGGCTGACAAGAACGGATTTTTTCCCATACATGTGGCTGCCTCTGTAGGTGCCAGCAATGACATTCGTTTTCTCCTTCAGAAGCATCCGGATAATGCCGGACTGCGAGACGCTAAAGGAAAAACGTTCCTTCATGTCGCTGTTGAGAAAGCAAGACCGGAGATAGTCTCATTTGCATGTGGAAACCAATCTTTAGCTTGGATTCTGAATATACAAGACAATGATGGGAACACTGCACTGCACTTAGCTATCCAGTCTGTGAGCCTTAAGATGTTCTGTGCTCTGTTCGGGAACCGGGATGTGAATTTGAATCTAACAAATAACCAAGGGGAAACTCCTCATGATCTATCGAGAAGTATACTTCCCCGTGGATTGGGTTTTGGTTGG AACCCAGAGACTAGAATAAACCATGTATTGAAAGATTTTGGGGCGAGCCAGGGTTCCCGTCGCTGGGATAAGAATGAGGAGAAGTACAGTCGCCGTCCAATGTCCGAGGACAAGCACAAAGAATCAGAGAAGCTGAAAGATACAGCACAGAATTATATCGTTCCCTCAGTACTTATAGCAACTATGGCGTTCACTGCAGCTTTTGCCATTCCTGGAGGTTACAGAGCCGATGATCATACAAATGGAGGCACGCCAATACTTGCTGGGAGGTATATATTTGACGCATTCATTATGGCCACCACATTAGCTTTCATCTGCTCCACGCTAGCAACCGTTGGCTATATGTTTGCTGGTCATCCCGTCGTTAACTTGAGCACCCGCACAAAATACATTGTCATGTCCTCGCCACTCATGTTGAGTGCAGTCACATGCTTGGCCATTGCTTTTGCACTTGCTGTGTATATGGTGTTAGCTCCGATTGCTCCAAATACCGCTATTGTGGTTTGT GTATACTCTTGTGATGTTGGCTTTGACCGTGTTGGCAAGGATCCAGCGGCGTTATTTATTTTCAGGTGTGATCCAATTGTATCCTAG